A window from Schistocerca gregaria isolate iqSchGreg1 chromosome 8, iqSchGreg1.2, whole genome shotgun sequence encodes these proteins:
- the LOC126284956 gene encoding cell surface glycoprotein 1-like, translated as MGRPNGILSLLLVSLISQAKGMPRAEDDSGCLPQSDPNYKINVPHPTDCTKYYSCANGHGVLMPCPSGTEFNPTLMICDWPDQAGCAAHQPPTTTTTTTTELPTHTPSVQPTTTTTTTDLPTHTPSVQPTEQPTNPPSQPPTNPPTQEPTDTPTEPTTEEPIEDPTEEPTEEPIDDPTEEPTGEPIEDPTEEPTEEPIEDPTEEPTEEPIDDPTEEPTGEPIEDPTEEPTEEPIEDPTEEPTEEPIDDPTEEPTEEPIEDPTEEPTEEPIEDPTEEPTQEPIEDPTEQPTDEPIDDPTEEPTEEPVEDPTEEPTEEPVEDPTEQPTEEPIEDPTDEPTEEPVEDPTEEPTDKPIEDPTEEPTEEPAEDPSEEPTDVPTEPPTEEPTDVPTEPPTEEPIEDPTEQPTESPTEAPTEEPTDAPTEVPTEETTGEPTEAPTEEPTEEPTEEPTEEPTDSPTEEPVEEPTEAPTEEPTDATTEAPTEKPAEEPQDPTEAPTAVPTQEPTDIPTEEPSEAPTDAPTEKPTNAPTEIPTEDPTEEPTRTPATTPPTEAPTTRPTITEIPSTATPSDVPTLAPTYPPTTTTTIKPTNVPTDAPPTIVSPTSAPTVTTTSELPQSTTPSLPPPTTTTTTTTTTLRPHIPTSSPTTTSTTTTTTIRTPTRPKPSLGFSFWPPTPRPFWRRWWRNSPSISYGSHARRHWLW; from the coding sequence GACGGCCAAATGGAATTTTGAGTTTGCTCCTGGTAAGTCTGATATCCCAGGCGAAAGGAATGCCTCGGGCAGAAGACGATTCGGGATGTCTGCCACAAAGTGACCCCAACTACAAAATAAACGTGCCACACCCAACAGACTGCACCAAGTACTATTCCTGCGCAAATGGGCATGGAGTACTGATGCCGTGCCCGAGTGGCACAGAGTTCAACCCAACCCTGATGATATGTGACTGGCCAGACcaagcgggctgtgcagctcatcAGCCTccaacaactactacaactacaACAACTGAGCTGCCAACCCACACTCCTTCAGTGCAAccaacaactactacaacaactACTGATTTGCCAACCCACACTCCTTCAGTGCAACCAACAGAACAACCAACTAATCCTCCTAGTCAGCCACCAACAAACCCTCCTACACAAGAACCAACTGATACTCCCACAGAGCCAACAACAGAGGAGCCAATAGAAGACCCCACAGAAGAACCAACAGAGGAGCCAATAGATGATCCCACAGAAGAACCAACAGGAGAGCCCATAGAAGACCCCACAGAAGAACCAACAGAGGAGCCAATAGAAGACCCCACAGAAGAACCAACAGAGGAGCCAATAGATGATCCCACAGAAGAACCAACAGGAGAGCCCATAGAAGACCCCACAGAAGAACCAACAGAGGAGCCAATAGAAGACCCCACAGAAGAACCAACAGAGGAGCCAATAGATGATCCCACAGAAGAACCAACAGAAGAGCCCATAGAAGACCCCACAGAAGAACCAACAGAGGAGCCAATAGAAGACCCCACAGAAGAACCAACACAGGAGCCAATAGAAGATCCAACAGAACAACCAACAGATGAGCCAATAGATGATCCCACAGAAGAACCAACAGAGGAGCCAGTAGAAGACCCCACTGAAGAACCAACAGAGGAGCCAGTAGAAGATCCAACAGAACAACCAACAGAGGAGCCAATAGAAGATCCCACAGATGAACCAACTGAGGAACCAGTAGAAGATCCTACAGAAGAACCAACAGACAAACCAATAGAAGATCCTACAGAGGAACCAACTGAGGAGCCAGCTGAAGATCCCTCAGAAGAGCCAACAGATGTTCCCACAGAGCCACCAACAGAAGAGCCAACAGATGTTCCCACAGAGCCCCCAACAGAAGAGCCAATTGAAGATCCCACCGAACAGCCAACAGAATCTCCCACAGAAGCACCAACAGAAGAGCCAACTGATGCTCCTACAGAAGTTCCAACAGAAGAAACGACAGGAGAGCCAACAGAAGCACCAACAGAAGAGCCAACAGAAGAGCCAACAGAAGAGCCAACAGAAGAACCCACAGACTCACCAACAGAAGAACCAGTAGAAGAGCCCACAGAGGCACCGACAGAAGAGCCAACCGATGCAACCACAGAAGCTCCAACAGAGAAGCCAGCAGAAGAACCACAAGATCCAACAGAAGCTCCTACAGCAGTGCCAACACAAGAACCAACAGATATTCCCACAGAGGAACCATCTGAGGCTCCTACAGATGCGCCAACAGAAAAACCTACAAATGCTCCCACTGAGATACCAACAGAAGACCCGACAGAAGAACCTACACGTACTCCAGCTACCACCCCACCCACAGAAGCCCCAACAACAAGGCCAACTATAACTGAAATTCCTTCTACCGCCACTCCTTCAGATGTGCCAACATTAGCTCCCACATAtccacctactactactactacaataaagCCAACTAATGTACCAACTGATGCTCCACCAACCATTGTCAGTCCAACATCTGCACCAACAGTAACAACGACGAGTGAACTGCCTCAAAGTACGACTCCCAGCTTACCACCTCCAACCACCACTACAACCACTACTACAACCACCTTGAGACCACATATACCAACCAGTTCTCCGACGACCACAAGTACAACGACCACTACCACGATCCGTACCCCTACCAGACCTAAACCATCTTTGGGTTTCTCGTTCTGGCCCCCAACGCCACGTCCTTTCTGGCGTAGGTGGTGGCGAAACTCGCCATCAATAAGTTATGGCTCTCACGCCAGGAGGCATTGGCTGTGGTAG